The Hylaeus volcanicus isolate JK05 unplaced genomic scaffold, UHH_iyHylVolc1.0_haploid 12095, whole genome shotgun sequence DNA segment GTTACGCCGCCCACTCCAGCACCGCCCGACCCCTCGCGTCCGTTGCCGGGCCACCCCACGCCGTGGACTTGGCATTGAAGTCGCCCAGCACGAGCGTTCGGGCTACTGGAGAGCGGGACAATGCGTCCCGGATCCCGTCCAGCAGCCACTCGAACGCCGCGAGGGGGGCACTCGGAGGGGCGTAGACCCCGATCAGGGCCAGGCCGCCGCACTCCGCCCCGACGAACCCGTCGCCGCGGGCGAACACGCGGAGGGCCGCGATGTCGCTGCCAACTATCACCACGGAGCCCAACGCGTCGGCCACCCAGTTCGGGCAATCGGCGACGCGGTATGGTTCCGCGGCGACCGCCAACCCCACACCTAACTCGGCCAGGCAGTGGATAAATAAGTCGTGCGCCCTGGCCGTGTGGTTGAGGTTGGCTTGGAGGATCCGGACCGGGGGCATGAACTTTAGGCCATGTCCAGGCCGGATCCTCCCTCCATCGCAGAGGGCGATCTCGCCCGCAGTGCCTCAGACGGCGCCAGCGCCTCGGATCTGCCGCCGGTCGATTGACCGGCGTAGACTCGCCCGAACTCGGGGTCGTCACGCGCGCCCTCCTCCCCTGCTTTGGCGGTGGAGGGGCACATTTTTTGGCCCCGAGCCGGCGGTCGGCTGGCCTGCCCAGGTCAGCACAGACCGGGCATCGCATGGGCGCCGTGCACTCACGTGCCCGGTGGCCCGCACCGGCGCACCTGTAGCACCGGTCCCCGCGGTCCGCCTCGAGGGGGCATTTCTGCCGCACGTGCCCGAGCTCCAGGCACCTGAAGCATCGGAGGGCTCGCGCGGGCAAGGCCTCCACTCGGGCGGACGACCAGCCGACGAGCAGGCGGCCAGCCGCCAGGAGGGCCCTCATGGCAGCCGCCGGGCAGCGGAGCCAGACGGTGCCCAGCCCGGGCCCGGAACGCCGGATGATGCCGGTTTGGACCCCGTCCACCGGGCACCCGGTTACCGCGACAACTGCCGCCGCCACGCCGTCGGCAGTGACGGATTCGTCCAGGCCGCTAACCCGCGCCTCGGCGGATTTAATCGGCCTGGACACCCTCACGTCCGTGCCGGCGAACAGCTCCGCCAGGCGACCGGCCAGGCGGTCCGCCCCGGCAGCGCTGTCCGGGCCCGGGATCTCCAAAATGGAGGACCCGGTCTGCCCCTTGCGGTACCGGATGCCGGTTACCCCGACATCCCGTAACCGCACGCCAGCGACCGCCTTTGCCATGACCTCTGAGTAGGTCATGGCGCTGCCCGGGGCGACGGTGAGGGATACCGCCGCCGTCTGC contains these protein-coding regions:
- the LOC128882564 gene encoding uncharacterized protein LOC128882564, whose product is MPPVRILQANLNHTARAHDLFIHCLAELGVGLAVAAEPYRVADCPNWVADALGSVVIVGSDIAALRVFARGDGFVGAECGGLALIGVYAPPSAPLAAFEWLLDGIRDALSRSPVARTLVLGDFNAKSTAWGGPATDARGRAVLEWAA